The following proteins are co-located in the Vigna unguiculata cultivar IT97K-499-35 chromosome 9, ASM411807v1, whole genome shotgun sequence genome:
- the LOC114163414 gene encoding uncharacterized protein LOC114163414 — MGRIQAMANRRRRSDAGADEIAQAIHRMVDAMQPVAAQPRALVPPTRAVTMEDVLKHKPSKFNGKTTPDEADAWLRECEKIFRVLACTEAQQLSFATFLLVGDAEYWWTGMQQQMQTRQEEVSWTSFGTRFLEKYFPDSVKHALEAEFLTLQQGNQLVQTYIDRFEYLARFYSQASIEEWRCRKFEEGLRHELRRVLVPLRIREFPILVEQARTVEKLEMGPSRVGRAQKNTPKA, encoded by the coding sequence ATGGGGCGCATCCAGGCTATGGCTAATAGGAGGAGGAGAAGCGATGCGGGCGCTGATGAGATTGCACAGGCAATCCACAGGATGGTAGATGCCATGCAGCCGGTTGCGGCACAGCCGAGAGCTTTGGTGCCACCTACTAGAGCGGTGACCATGGAAGATGTCCTGAAACATAAGCCGTCAAAGTTCAACGGCAAAACTACTCCGGATGAGGCCGATGCTTGGCTCAGGGAGTGCGAGAAAATATTTAGAGTGCTTGCGTGTACTGAAGCACAACAGCTGAGCTTTGCCACGTTCCTGTTGGTGGGTGATGCGGAGTACTGGTGGACGGGAATGCAGCAGCAGATGCAGACCCGTCAGGAGGAGGTGAGCTGGACGAGTTTCGGAACCAGATTTCTGGAAAAGTATTTTCCAGATTCAGTTAAGCATGCACTAGAGGCGGAGTTTCTCACATTACAGCAGGGGAATCAACTAGTGCAGACCTATATCGACCGCTTTGAGTACTTGGCGAGGTTTTACTCGCAGGCGAGCATAGAGGAATGGCGCTGTCGCAAGTTTGAGGAAGGCTTGAGGCATGAGCTGCGCAGAGTCTTGGTGCCGTTGCGGATCCGGGAGTTTCCAATTCTGGTGGAGCAGGCCAGGACCGTGGAGAAGCTAGAGATGGGACCTAGTCGGGTCGGGAGAGCACAGAAAAATACTCCTAAGGCCTGA
- the LOC114163415 gene encoding uncharacterized protein LOC114163415 — protein sequence MGHYASQCPTKKIAGGATPQQKPQKALADRPQAAGRVFALTNTEATQSGATHSFISQECVSRLGLVARDLGCELAVSTPASGQVSTNLACPGCVIEVAGHKFKVNLICLPLEGLDVILGMDWLSDNCVMIDCERRNVVFLENDGLPLISIREVVHEATGGASCYVIMVQPEK from the exons ATGGGCCACTATGCCAGTCAGTGTCCCACTAAGAAGATCGCTGGAGGGGCCACACCACAGCAGAAACCCCAGAAGGCGTTAGCCGATCGACCCCAAGCTGCGGGGAGAGTGTTTGCACTTACCAATACTGAGGCCACTCAGTCAG GTGCTACTCACTCATTCATCTCTCAAGAGTGTGTGAGTAGGCTTGGACTTGTAGCTCGTGATTTGGGTTGTGAGCTGGCAGTCTCGACACCTGCATCAGGGCAAGTATCCACCAATCTGGCATGTCCCGGTTGTGTTATTGAGGTGGCAGGGCACAAGTTCAAGGTGAACCTCATTTGCTTGCCATTGGAGGGACTGGACGTGATACTCGGGATGGACTGGCTGTCGGACAATTGCGTCATGATTGATTGCGAACGGCGCAATGTGGTATTTCTTGAGAATGATGGGCTACCTTTAATCTCCATCCGTGAGGTGGTACATGAGGCGACTGGTGGAGCTTCTTGTTATGTGATAATGGTGCAGCCGGAGAAGTGA